Proteins from one Cryptomeria japonica chromosome 4, Sugi_1.0, whole genome shotgun sequence genomic window:
- the LOC131077371 gene encoding uncharacterized protein LOC131077371: MSSKKEETAQAAADRIKAAALSAAKGLSRAQAERAAAAAARNVNAYGQKEEGPSRWQERKEAKRQMYLMSTEKAVKLGVRKDLKPTAPSGGAAQRCQKCFQPGHWTYECKNERVYISRPSRTQQLKNPKLKMRLSVSYELDNPDNPQNALGLKHGLSENLASEKVERKRKSKKKKTNKRKRHSSDDTSEASESSSDSGISTEDSDSQTDTSNSHSGVSESESSETSSESDSEEERRTRKHRKRRHQRSSSSDSDSEDSRRKRKSHQKRHHGRR, encoded by the coding sequence ATGTCTAGCAAGAAGGAAGAAACTGCACAAGCAGCAGCTGATCGGATAAAGGCTGCTGCATTGAGTGCAGCCAAGGGTCTTAGCCGAGCCCAGGCTGAACGAGCAGCAGCTGCTGCAGCAAGGAATGTAAATGCATATGGACAGAAGGAAGAAGGGCCCAGCCGATGGCAGGAGCGCAAGGAAGCAAAGCGCCAAATGTATTTGATGAGTACTGAAAAGGCTGTGAAATTGGGTGTCAGGAAGGATTTGAAGCCCACTGCTCCATCAGGAGGTGCCGCTCAACGCTGCCAGAAATGTTTTCAACCTGGTCATTGGACATACGAATGCAAGAATGAGAGAGTGTATATTTCTCGTCCATCCCGGACCCAGCAGCTTAAGAATCCCAAACTTAAAATGAGATTATCAGTTTCGTATGAACTGGACAACCCCGATAATCCTCAGAATGCCTTGGGTCTGAAGCATGGTTTGTCTGAGAATCTAGCATCTGAAAAAGTggagaggaaaagaaagagcaagaagaaaaaaacaaataaaagaaagAGACATTCTTCAGATGATACCAGTGAAGCATCTGAAAGTTCAAGTGATAGCGGTATATCTACTGAAGACTCAGACTCTCAGACAGATACATCTAATTCACATTCGGGTGTCAGTGAGAGTGAGTCATCTGAGACATCTTCTGAATCAGACTCAGAAGAAGAGCGAAGGACGAGAAAACATAGGAAGAGGAGACATCAACGGTCAAGTTCCTCTGATTCTGATTCAGAAGACTCGCGCAGGAAGAGAAAGTCTCATCAGAAGAGGCATCATGGTAGACGATGA